The proteins below are encoded in one region of Ascochyta rabiei chromosome 21, complete sequence:
- a CDS encoding translation initiation factor eIF3 subunit g, with protein sequence MSRVAGRTDWAEEEDENDLALPQQQVTKNKDGTETIVSYRINEDGKKVKTTRRIKKSVIKQVVNPRVAERKAWAKFGQEKGKPAGPQTDTVSVAENILFRPQANWKASTEDKGDEEKKKLELKNAKIKCRICSGDHFTTKCPFKDTMAPEGADAPADMPDDAPGGSGGLGAGSGGYVPPHMRGKMGGGEKMGGKFDRDDSATLRVTNVSEMAEEQDLRDMFSRYGHVTRVFLAKDRETGRAKGFAFISYADRSDAAKACEKMDGFGFGHLILRVEFAKKA encoded by the exons ATGTCTCGCGTAGCAGG CCGCACCGACTGGGCcgaagaggaggacgagaACGACCTCGCGCTCCCCCAGCAGCAGGTGACCAAGAACAAGGACGGAACCGAGACGATTGTATCCTACCGCATCAACGAGGACGGCAAGAAGGTCAAGACGACGCGCCGCATCAAGAAGAGTGTCATCAAGCAGGTGGTCAACCCCCGCGTGGCCGAGCGCAAGGCATGGGCAAAATTCGGCCAGGAGAAGGGCAAGCCCGCGGGCCCGCAGACGGACACCGTCTCGGTCGCTGAGAACATACTCTTCCGCCCACAAGCCAACTGGAAGGCGTCGACAGAAGACAAGGGCGATGAGGAAAAGAAGAAGCTCGAGCTCAAGAACGCAAAGATCAAGTGCCGTATCTGCTCCGGCGACCACTTCACAACAAAGTGCCCCTTCAAGGACACCATGGCCCCCGAGGGCGCCGACGCGCCCGCCGACATGCCCGACGATGCGCCTGGCGGCAGCGGCGGGCTGGGTGCCGGCAGCGGTGGCTACGTGCCCCCGCACATGCGCGGCAAGATGGGCGGCGGCGAGAAGATGGGCGGCAAGTTTGACCGCGACGACAGCGCGACACTGCGCGTGACCAACGTCAGCGAGATGGCCGAGGAGCAGGATCTGCGCGACATGTTCAGCCGCTACGGTCACGTCACAAGAGTCTTCCTGGCCAAGGACCGCGAGACAGGGCGAGCCAAGGGCTTTGCTTTTATCAGCTACGCAGACCGGTCGGACGCTGCCAAGGCGTGCGAGAAGATGGACGGCT TCGGTTTCGGCCATCTCATCCTGCGTGTTGAGTTCGCCAAGAAGGCCTAA